The DNA region GGGTTTTGATCCTCATAAATGTACGTTCATCCATGCGATGCAGGTGTTTGCTTCAATAAGTCAGTCAACTTGGGAACAGAAATGGGACATTTTCAGGGAATGGAGGTGGTCTGATGATGACATTATGTTGGCGTTCAGAAAACACCCCAGTTGTATGAATGCCTCTGAAAGCAAAATTGTGAATGGAATGGATTTTCTTATGAGCAAGATGGGTTGGCAGTCCACAGATATTGCCTCGTATCCGGATGTTTTCATAATGAGTTTGGAGAAGAGGGTAATACCAAGGTGTTTGGTTATTAAAGTTCTACAGTCGAAGGGGTTGGTGAAAAATCGTATACGCATTGGTTCATTTCTAAGACCTGCAGATAAGCTATTCTTGGATAGGTTTGTGACAAAGTACTTGGACCAGGTTCCTGAATTGATGAATATCTACCAGAGGAAGGAAGGCTTTCAGGCTCTTGATATGAATTTCTATGTTTCTTCCAGCAAACTGTAGCATGTCAACTTTCCAAATCTAGATGATTGTATAATCTCTATTTGATGGTcattaaattttagagttttagtttATCGAACAATGTTGATTTATTTCAGTAGTTTTGGGAATATCATTTGGTCAATTTCCAATTTGCACTTAATTATATGctctatatttatattttaagccAATTTGGTACATGACAAGTAGATGTAGATCTGAATCTCAACTAAGTAGTTTTGATTTACTCTTAGTCCCTGGAGTTTCTAACAAGCCCTAAATTACAGTGAGCTTGGAAGCAGAGAAAGATGAACCAGTAATATTGATTGTCTTACTCAGTATAGTAGATATGATGCTGTTGTATTTTTGCTTGCGCAACATCTATGTTTGGTTGACATGTCCTCTGTATAGTTCTAATTGCAATATTATATCAGATCTCCATTGGGTGGTTTCAGGTATATTCTGGTCAAGTTAAATTCTCTGAGGGAAAGAGGATATAGTTATTGAGACTTAGACATCAGTGAATGGGATTGATAGGCAGTCTTGCTTagcttgaattttattttgcaatGAATTTGATGTCCAGATCAAGATTTTCTAGAACTGCAACATCGGGTTGATGTATTCACCTTATAAATTTTGGCTGCAGTAAGGCAAGGTGTTGATTGAGAACATTTGTCCCTTGTTTACTTtcagaaatatattttttagtatctCCATGACAAAGCTTTAAATCTATGTACAACAAGATTTGATCCTAAcctttgcatacatatatttataataatttatttttaatcaatataccttctaattttgttattttttatttttacaaatattacTAAGAAAAATCACTCTTACAACACATCTTAAAGGAAAATGATTCAAGGATTTACTAtataaatgttgaaaataattaatattttctttttgatggaTAGTAATAGAAGAAGCTTTTGTTACCAacagaaaatttttcataaggGTACTACAATTATAGCAAAATTGTGCAGCCTGGAAGGACAAAATTGCCATTATGCCTCTTTGACAGGCCCTTGTACTACAAGTAAATTACTTAACAATTAGAAtcgagtaatattatatatataaacaaatcataTAACCTTTTGTGTATAATCTGATATAGTATCATAagtaattttgaaacaaaaaaaaaaaaaatcttaatcatTTTAGATTGTATTTGACAataggggaaattaattaaaataaacaaaattttaaacgtttatacgtttttaggttaccctagaaaagttttatcaaaataagtaaaccgtattttttttacccttatgttaaaaaaccaagtaaaaatattttttctaagaaTGTGTGTCGGTTTATGGTGCTTACGATGGTAGCTAGGGATTCTACAGTGAAatcctaaatatgtcgaattatgtatatgaatgtttttgaatgtttcgaacgcttaaaatgatgtagtttcgatgttaatggatgtctgaaAGTGTAATCGGTGAGAGACAAAAACGCGCAAATTTACAGCGCTGCGCAAACTGCTCAAATTTACAGTGCCACgcaaaaaaaatacagtttactTATTTTgctaaaacttttctagggtcACCTAAAAACGtaaaaacacttaaaattttgtttattttaattaattacccctTAGCCCTTAGTTGAgtataagtcttttggcctctcAATTAACAGTTGAATTGGAAGCAGGTGTGCCAGGCCATGCATGCTCTACTGCTGTCACAATAAGTGCCTCACGAAGTCTGTTTGATTCGCAATTGTATGGTCGTACTTAtatggtaaaaatattattcagtattattttaattaaaatctgtaagcacaaaaaacataaagatacaataattttgtttaatataatcaCTACCTTAAAAAGccataaatgataatataatcaCTAACAATTAGCAACAGCAGATCATGTAGTACAATTATTAGATATGTTTATCTGGAGTCTACGACTCTATGTCcgataattgataattataatattttttaaagaatatgcttgaattttaaacaatttaattcaAGTATGAACGGTAAAACTTAAAATTCTAGGAACTTGATACCAATGAGGTCATATTTGAAATTGGCAATgctatgaaaattataattaatagtatattttaaataaataataaatttaatactatattaaaaaaaaataaatgtaagagtatattattaattgttaaaaaattattagaattgtATCCAGTGGattcaatttctttaataaatacTAGGAAATAAGgcaccctatatatatatatatatatatatatatatatatatatatatatatatatatatatattgaaggtGTGGAGGACGAGTACagttaattttcaaagttaaggttAAAGTTGGAATACgggttttgaaaactcaaataaaaataagataagattatatatttttaaatattattgataaaataataattttattttttatttttaatataaaattctggtaataattaatctataaatagatatttagatatttaaaatactgaaaatatatatttatctttatattaaaatttggatatataataATCCTTTTGaccatattattttattaaaggttAAAAAAGTAGAACATCTGTAGGCTGTAAACATGATCGACAAAGCTTTTCCCTCGCGTAGAAATATGACTAGAAAATAACCCTCCTTACTTATTCAACAAAGcatacaaatttattaataattaatataattatgaatatcattcaagaataaaattatatatactcaatttttaatgtttgataaagtttttttattatttgattaaatataattttatttttaattttaatttattcaaatatatcttAATTTCTAATTAAAGAGTTGACAGAGGAAATTGACGAATGGATGAAGATGGCGGCCAAGGATATTTCGCTTTCCATGGGATGAGACCATCACTAAAACAAAAGTGTCTATGGGGTTCCACATAGGTAAAGTAAAGCATCACGTCACAAATAACATCCCTTTAGGCACAGCGATTCGTCAAGTACAAAATCTACATTATAATTACCTTCTTAATTAACATGGGAAATGGGCGATTTATGTTAGGAATACGAGGTGAAACAAGGAGGGGCAAAGCACATGAAAACCATGTTGTGTTAGAAGAATTGCATtgaacaaaataagaaaagatataATCAAAATTCCAAATTTATCCTCGtcaaatatatagatatatataaaataaaaaaaatctttcttttGTTGCGTAAAAACATAATTCACCGAGAATAGTTGGGTAAAACTGACCTTAGTCAGTGTCGGTTATCCATTTAAAGTCCAAAGCCTGATTTTAAACTGTTCCGCGAAGTTACCCTTTCCGGGTTCTTAATTTGGCGGGTACGAATATTATCAgtcacaaaataaaaattaaaatgaaaaagaaaaaaaaaaaaaaaaaagaggaaaaaaagtaaatcaaacaaaaacagaGCTAAAAAGCAACAAAACCAGACCGTACGAGAGAAACAAAAAGCTCCATTACAGTGAAAGCATCTCTAATCtctctccttcttcttcaataCAACCAACTCCAAACTCTTGATCGAACTTCGCCGACCTTTTTTTAAACATTCGAGAGCCTATTCTGTATAACGTCGTCTTTTTTTAACTTCACTGTAGGTACTGTACATACAGAACCCTCCTCTCCCCTGTATAATTCCATGGAGTTGTACGGTCGCAACAACACGGCGAGGAATGGGTCTCAGTCCAGTTATCAGCCCAAATGGAACCCTCCAACCGGCTTCGAAGGTCCGTCCATGTACATTTCATTTCACTTAATTTCAATTGCATTTCATTTGCCGTTTTAGAATAtgcttctttatttttaatatttgtaaatcGCAAAAAGTTCTAGGGTTTTATGTAATGTGATCATGAATTAggatttttttggtaaatataGAATCGATGTGGCAATTCGACCCGAAAGTCACTGAATCATATCCGGAGCGACCTGGATTGCCCGACTGTGTGTACTACATGCGAACTGGAACATGCGGATATGGTAGTAGATGCCGATACAATCACCCTCGAAATCGGGCTGCGGTAAATATAATTAGCTTGAGGCTTACTTCATCATTGCCTATATATTGTATTAGAATCTATTTTTGTGTTGTGGGTATTTGTTATGACGTGCagttttttagtttaattgacAGGTGATTACTATGTAGTGAAAAGTATGTTAGGTTTTGATGTGGCAAATCTGATGATTTCTTGGTGTAATTAGGCGTGtattatctaaatatatttttggtatatcaGAAAGGTGAAGAAAAGACAAGAGACTTGCCTAGACTATGTTGAACTTGAGTAGTTGTGTTTAGGCTACTAGGAAATGAAAGCAATGTATTAGTCTGTGCCATAGTCTGAAAGTTTTGTAATTCAGATATGAATTTTGTTCATTTCTTCTATTTTAtgcttgaaaaataatttggtaaGTTTATTTAGAATATTGGGTTTCAGTGGTTTTATCTGGTTTTAATGTTGCTTAGGTGGAGGCTGCAGTTAGGGCTACAAGGGAATACCCAGAAAGACCAGGGGAACCACTGTGTCAGGTAAATTTTGAATGGAAGGCAGTGTTTTAGACATTATGCTGAGATTCTCTTGTTTTCTTGTACAATTGAAAACTTTTGTTTACCttttaaggtatttttatttcttgataAACAGTTTTACATGAAAACTGGAACCTGTAAATTTGGTGCATCCTGCAAATTCCACCATCCAAAACATTCAGGCAGTTCCATGAGTCACGTTCCAACGAATACGTTTGGATACCCACTACGACCGGTTTGACTTCttagttccttttttttttctcttaatttctttCCTTATCTCTTGGAATTTATATGTACTGATGCTATgcatttctgaaaattttcaattacagTTTTCTTACATTTATTAGCTTTAACAGGGTGAAAAAGAATGCTCCTACTATTTAAAAACGGGGCAGTGCAAATTTGGTATAACATGTAAATTCGATCACCCACAACCAGCTGGTACATCAACACTGGCATCTGCACCCCAGTTTTATCCTTCGGTGCAGTCTCCTTCAGTTCCCATGTCTGAACAGTACAGGGGGGCACCCACCAGCTTGAGGGTAGCAAGACCTCCACTTTTAGCTGGTTCTTATTTTCAGGGGGCTTATGGTCCTGTGCTGTTTTCCCCTGGAGTTGTACCTTTTTCTGGTTGGAGTCCTTACTCGGTATGATATGATCTgttttattttgagatttttcccAAAAATACATTTCTTCTTATGCTCTAATTGGCACACTTGGTGTAGGCTCCTGTGAGTCCTGTGCTATCTCCTGGTGCCCAACCTGCACTTGGAGCAACTTCTCTATATGGAGTAGCACAGCTATCTTCTTCAATGCCTGCACTTACAGGACCTTATTCCTCCTTACCTTCCTCTACTGGTCCTTCAAGTAGTGGGCAGAAGGAACAATCTTTTCCAGAGAGACCCGGTGAACCTGAATGCCAATTCTTCTTGAAAACTGGGAACTGTAAATTTGGATCATCTTGTAGGTATCATCATCCTCGGGATAGGATTGCACTGAGATCAAATTGTGCCCTCAGCCCACTTGGTCTCCCTATTCGTCCGGTATGAGTTTACTGATGTTCTTCTAAGGTTCTCTCTTATTTATATTCTGTCTCTTAAGGTTCAAATAGAGGATCAATTATAGGGATTTCTGCTATGTTAGGCTGGCTTCATATTTCAGATTCTATTTTATGTCCCTATTTTGCAATCATATTAGTTCACCAAATTATGTTATACATCTTAATGTTGTAGTTTCCTCCTTTTCGCCCTCATTATGTTTCCTTGCTCCTTAAAGGATGaagttaaatttttaggattttggTAAGGTTGGAGATGTTTGATGGATAAGGTTGCTGGAGAGAATTTGTGCAACTCTCTTGGATCAAACCTGGAAGCCTAAAtaagtgcttttttttttttttcctgaccTATTCTTATACTTCACTTTATGATCGTAAGATGCTTCTGTTTTCAtgtgaaattgttttttttttttttccgatttCCACTGTGTGCCATCTTCTGTAATGTAGTCTTTCTATCCATAATCTTAGAGTGCTTTTGTTTTCATGTAATTGTTactgatattgaaaatttatgcTATTTTCTATAATGTAGGCTAGCCGGCTTGGTTTGCATGTTACATTAAAGTTACTATGACTATATGTATGCTAGAGAGATGTAACATTAGCCACCAATTTATCGCTAGATATATTATTGTCTATAAGCAAAACATTGCTAAAACTACAATCTGCATCTGTTGGCATGTTTACCCATGTCAATGCACTGGAGCGAAATTAAAGTTTGCTTAAAGGAGCTTAATTTAGAGTGAAGCTACACTTGATAAGAGTAATAACATAATCAAAAGGAGGTATAATCAATTGATTTAAGTGTTGctaattttctcatattttctaAAACATTCTTTTTGTATATTACTTAGAAAAGAGTATATTCAAAACTCCTGAAAATAAATCTGTATTTCCTAGGATATATTCATTATTGTCTCTATCCTTATTGTTTGGAATCAACAAACAATTATGTTTGGTTAATCTTTTACTTTTTGGTTCAAGGAATCTGGCTGATTCTAGTATCTACCTGTAAAAAGTCTCCTTATACTCCTCTTTGTTTTCAACTTGAGGTCATGAATTTTTaccctctttttatttttctttgtgtCAGGAATCAAAGAAGTTTGGTTGTGGTGGTTAACCCGATTAAACTTGGCCTGGAatgtttaacaaaaaataaaattataaaactctcATACTCTATGTTTCTCTccttttaaaatatcttttgtcTTTCTGTTTTGTTTATGTATTATTTACAAAACCGGTTTAATTTCTGGCTTTTGGTCATTTGGAATGTgaggctttttttttcttcatatgttacaatttctctttctttcttctagtCACATGTTTTTTGAGGTCAAGTAACAGCTGGATTGATGTTGTGGAAACATTACAATGGGTTAGTGAGGTCTTATGGAAAGTCATCTTTCCCAACatcatatcaataaaatttgttCATCATTTAGCTATTATTCTAGGATTCTTTAATGAATCTTGTTtgtaattatgatatgtgttatcCTTTTTGAAACTAAGTTAGGGTAAATGTGgttagtaaataatttttatatgttacaGCAAATTATAGTTGCTATTCAGAAATTCTGGTctgtaaatgaaattttgctaTGATATGAGAAATGCCATCTAAAAATTTCCCAAGTATGTTGCATGGATTTGGCTATTCACATGTTGAAAGCTTCAGTTTGTTTGTCCTACACAGGCTCTAATTTAGTACAGAGGAATTTAAAACTAATGAAcacttcttttcattttaatcaCTTCACTAACAAATAGATGGAAATAGCATGTTTTTTAAAACCTTTGTCTTCTTGAAAtgccttttaattttttactttctcAGAGCCTTATAGTAGAGATTATATGGTTAATTTGACTTCGCTTGTGTAGGGTATTAGGGACAGGTTCTTAAGGATTGAACCTTGGCATAAATGCACTATGATGTTGTGATACCATGTCATTGTAATCATTATGCTTTATTTTAGAATACTGATGTAATATATCtccaaattattttgtttctaatatgTTTTCCACTGTTGTGATTAATGTTAATATTTTGAACTACTTATGTATTGCTTGgtgttatgaaaattttttgatgttGGGCTGTGATATGTGGCAAGTTGAATGGTTGTTTTATATAATCGCTCTTTGGAAAACAGGGGGTGCGGCCTTGTGTTTTCTACTTGCAAAATGGATACTGCAAGTTTGGGTCCACATGCCAATTTGATCATCCAGTGGGCACAATGAGATATAGTCCATCAGCGTCCTCCCTCATTGAAATGCCTGTTGCTCCCTACCCAGTTGGCTCGTTGCTGTCTACTCTGGCCCCTCCGTCCTCTTCTTCTGAGCTGCGGCCTGAACTGATTTCCAAGAAGGATTCTATATTGAGCAGAATTCCTTCTTCTGGAAATAGCTCAAATAGTTCTGTTGGTCTGATTTTCTCTCAGACTGGGCCTGGTCCACTTTCTGACTTGCAGCTTTCAGGTCAGACTTCTATTCCTTTAAGCAGTAGCAGAAGTACAAGGCAGGGAGTTGAAGTTCGTCGTTCAAGTTGATGTATAACATGAAAGTAATTCTTCATTAGCCCCCAAATGTGGTTTCTCTAGTCTTTATATGTTTCTTGTTTATAGATCTCAGTAAATTATAGTCAATTGTGCAAAGTTTACCTATAGTTGTCAGGCTTTATCAGTCAATCTGGTTTGCCTCACCATAGGATTGATTGTCTTATATGATCATCTTTGTGTCCATCTAAATAAGCTTCAATAGCAAACACCATATGAACACTTCCTCAATCTCCCAAATAATAGCAACAGAGGCAATGATCAGGCCGACTTCCTACTTGTTTAACTTTGGACCTTTTATATCTCTGTGTCATATGACCAATTATGCAATGGAAAGAATGATCAGTTCCATGAATTACTCAGCCATGCTATTCATGTCTTTCTTACTCGTAGATTGTATTCCTTGTGTTACTTTGCTGTCTATTCATGCCTCTCTCAAAGTTATGGGGATAAACTTCCAATTTTGGTATCTTTGAACTTATACGTTTGATTTTATAGGGTTAGTTTCCCCCCATCTGGTAGGTCTTACTCTTATGAGGACATTTTGAAGGTCCCAAGAAGGCATACTGCAACTTCATTTGAGGATACAAGAGAACTAGTGTCCTTAAGGGTCTTTATATGTATTGGATGAGTGAGAAAGCTTCTGTAGAAATTCTCTTATTTCTCTCCattgatttatattatgtaAGATAAGACATTATGGGACCTTGAGAATTACTTAATTTATGGCAAAGATTGCTGTCAAATTTCAAGtattatattgaaatattagtACTTGTgtaatatggttgatgtttgCAAGGCAAAGGTTAGGGAGGTTGTGAATCTGCTTTAGTGATTGTTTGggatgatgaaaaagaaaaattattgctTGTGACTGGTTTTATGTGAAAACATCATTAATTTATAGCTCATACATACAAATTTTGGTTGGCATGATATTGGAATGAATTCTTGTAGGACATCTGAATGTGGGGATTTAAACatgattttatgtattttatagaaaaattaaagaaattatccATAAATCTTATCCCAGTTCAAACATTTGAATTAGTTAATGCGCATGCAGCGTTTTTGTCTTATAGGAAAACGAAATCAAAAGTGATTTATGTTGGTGGTCAGATAAACAAGCTACTCTTCTCCTTAATCTTTTCACTTGGGCCAAAAGATAATGTAATACAGAAAAAACATACTTATTTCAATGTAAATCAGCCTGCTACAATtgaggagaaaagaaaaatgagaattcATTCACATAACCTCTTCCTGTCAATTGAAAAGCTTTGGTTCCTAAGTACTTGTTCGACATCTATCATAGTAGCAGCACCCCGTATAGGAGAATGGCCCATCGACATGAGGCAGATGGGAAGCACAAATTTTAAGGAACCCACCCAATCCTCTTCTTATTTGGATACATTTAGGCCAACGCCCTGAAATTAATGTGCTAAACTAGGGCTACTACCCTTTAAAAACAGCAAGCAatactttcaaaattaaaggtacTCGTGGGAACATTAAGAGATAATTTAAGTGGCAAAAAAGGTATAGAGTTAAGAGTGagagtttgaattcaagtttttgACGATATATCAATATTAAGTCTGCTTATTACATCTGAACTGTGGGGTTTCttgttaaaaaggaaaaaatttacTCAGTGGGATGAAGTGGTACAGCATATATACGGATGGGTCATATGAATTAGTATGGTAGGCTCAGATGTTGCGTGTTATGATTGTGGCCACAAGCTCCATTATTCATGTGTACCTTTTTGGCTTTTAGCTTTTGTTTCCCTTCGGTTTCCCCAAATTCAAGGAAAATAAATACGGCAAAACCAAATCTTCCCCCAGAGTTTGAACCCACACAAACAAAACTTGAAACTTCAAAGCAAGATTCCATGTGTATAACTCATTCACGCACCGCACTTATGAGTCTACACTGAGAGGTATCTTCACTGCCCACTCAAATATTATGTTAGCTTTCCTGaaacaattcaaatattatttgcCTCTGCaagatagaaataaaatgaattataaGTACATGTCATTTTGATccagtcaaattattttttccccTGAAAGAAAGTGAAAGATGAATATGATGAAATGAAATCATTTTAACCATTTGAATATCAAacctttttttgttaaatataaggTTAAATGTAAtctaccaataaaaaaaatggcaaCACAAAAACACCAATTGATGGGATCATCATTACCACTTGATCAATGCAATCTTTGTCATAAGTTAATCTAATAGTCACCTCacatacatttatttttttgggatgataaaaaaaattattgctttgGTATATGTGGGTGATGTAACTTGAACTTATATCAATTATATGAAGCCTTTCTTTCTGGCCAAAAGTGTTTCTGCCAAAAAAAGGTCATATTATATGTTAGTATTACACTGTTTATAGTTGGTCTTAGTTAATCAAATTTTCTAGTATTTATGGAAATATTGATGCTAAAGTCAAGATTGTTGTTACACAAATGTGCCTCTTAAGCTGACATGAAAGCTGTATTTGCCCCCACCCTGAAGTAGGTTTAGTTGATACACAGTGGTTCTCATTATAACATGTCATCCAACTCATCATCTTAATTTCCGCTTCAATGAGCTTTACAAATTATTTAGTGTTAATTTATACTAATCTTTATGTAGGCAGCTTTCAGTAGGCATGATTACAACCCCCAAAAGCATTGCAACCCTTCTGAATTCCTGCAAtctttcaaaacaaaaaccatGTCAAAAGGCCATTCTCACTGTCTTTCACCGAAAAGTGTAAGCACACCAGCAACATTCTTGACTTTAGATTAGGCCAATTATAAACACTCATTAAAGTTTATTTCAAACTCATCACTACACCTTAATTTACTTTTCTGCATGGGTTCATGTGACATTTACCTCACTCCAGCCTTCTCTTTCTACAAAGCTATAGGGAGAAAAAATAAAGGCAGAAAGGTGTCCTCAAACAACCTTTCACCACAAGAAAATCATAAACTCTCTTCTGCTTCGTAACTGACAAGAGATGGGTTGTTAATGTAGTTAGATTCCAGAGAAAAAGACACTTTTTAGTGGATTTGGCGTGGAAGACAGTAGTTTCAGACTGAAAATTAAGGCTGAACTGCCAGTTTTTTGAAGAGATGGGTGTTGTAACTATTGGTGAATTGAAGCCAACTATATCAGGAAAGAGATCCTTTCGTCCAAGCTCCAGTATAAGACATGCCACTGAATGGTAATACTTTCTTTCTTTGCTAGCTACTTTCTATTGCTACTTTTGCATACTGCCATTGATGTTTACTAATATCTGTAGACTGGAGTTTGTATTTACTTT from Mangifera indica cultivar Alphonso chromosome 8, CATAS_Mindica_2.1, whole genome shotgun sequence includes:
- the LOC123222706 gene encoding uncharacterized protein LOC123222706 isoform X2 — its product is MPEQFVALVLKCYASIVIQSREKFDKNVKKVIEMGFDPHKCTFIHAMQVFASISQSTWEQKWDIFREWRWSDDDIMLAFRKHPSCMNASESKIVNGMDFLMSKMGWQSTDIASYPDVFIMSLEKRVIPRCLVIKVLQSKGLVKNRIRIGSFLRPADKLFLDRFVTKYLDQVPELMNIYQRKEGFQALDMNFYVSSSKL
- the LOC123222706 gene encoding uncharacterized protein LOC123222706 isoform X3, encoding MKSVIGSGAGEVFASISQSTWEQKWDIFREWRWSDDDIMLAFRKHPSCMNASESKIVNGMDFLMSKMGWQSTDIASYPDVFIMSLEKRVIPRCLVIKVLQSKGLVKNRIRIGSFLRPADKLFLDRFVTKYLDQVPELMNIYQRKEGFQALDMNFYVSSSKL
- the LOC123224112 gene encoding zinc finger CCCH domain-containing protein 32-like, encoding MELYGRNNTARNGSQSSYQPKWNPPTGFEESMWQFDPKVTESYPERPGLPDCVYYMRTGTCGYGSRCRYNHPRNRAAVEAAVRATREYPERPGEPLCQFYMKTGTCKFGASCKFHHPKHSGSSMSHVPTNTFGYPLRPGEKECSYYLKTGQCKFGITCKFDHPQPAGTSTLASAPQFYPSVQSPSVPMSEQYRGAPTSLRVARPPLLAGSYFQGAYGPVLFSPGVVPFSGWSPYSAPVSPVLSPGAQPALGATSLYGVAQLSSSMPALTGPYSSLPSSTGPSSSGQKEQSFPERPGEPECQFFLKTGNCKFGSSCRYHHPRDRIALRSNCALSPLGLPIRPGVRPCVFYLQNGYCKFGSTCQFDHPVGTMRYSPSASSLIEMPVAPYPVGSLLSTLAPPSSSSELRPELISKKDSILSRIPSSGNSSNSSVGLIFSQTGPGPLSDLQLSGQTSIPLSSSRSTRQGVEVRRSS